The proteins below come from a single Longimicrobiaceae bacterium genomic window:
- a CDS encoding M20/M25/M40 family metallo-hydrolase has translation MLLRYVPVALLAGAAALHAQQATPGYSPAASARERALEADAIARPTPAAAAAHSHALSRETHVAGTAADARTRDYVIQQMRAMGLETEVRPYVVYLPHATAVHVWRTSPDPRELPMSEPPVPGDSTSTGPQYPAVNGSSGAGNVRGNVVYVNYGLVEDYARLDSLGVSVKNRIAIARYGRSFRGIKAREAEKHGALGLIIYSDPKDDGSGAGPVYPQGRFRPEGGIQRGSVMNGAGDPSTPGYPSVAGARRIPQADMQVPHIPVVPMSYGNAAELLRGMTGPEAPERWQGGLPFRYHLGPGPVEARVSVETDSAAHAYKTIWDTFGVVRGSDLPNELVIIGGHRDAWGPGAFDNVSGTASVLEAARAVAEQVKAGNRPRRTILFATWDAEEWGLVGSTEFVEQDSLRLARGAVAYFNQDVSASGPNFGGAASPSLRALVRDVAREVPSPDSAGLSVYGAWRRSAKTADGHEPEMESPGGGSDFAGFYNHLGIPMADWGFGGPGGVYHSQYDSFEWMRRFGDPGFRRHAASAQVGAAAVLRMANAEVLPYDYEEFAHTLRGYLPALDSSFVAKGWPAASGPLAGALDYMGRAAAGFARARDAALAGGALPAARRDRANRALMAVERALTRREGLKTRPWYRGLVYVADEDNGYSTMVFPSVGEAVRAGDRQLAEREVADLASRIMAASQALLSATEAVGEP, from the coding sequence GTGCTCCTTCGCTACGTTCCGGTGGCGCTGCTGGCCGGCGCCGCCGCGCTCCACGCCCAGCAGGCCACCCCCGGCTACTCCCCCGCCGCGTCCGCCCGCGAGCGCGCGCTGGAGGCCGACGCCATCGCGCGGCCCACGCCCGCGGCGGCGGCGGCGCACTCGCACGCGCTCTCGCGCGAGACGCACGTGGCTGGCACCGCGGCCGACGCCCGCACCCGCGACTACGTGATCCAGCAGATGCGCGCGATGGGGCTGGAGACGGAGGTGCGGCCGTACGTGGTCTACCTGCCGCACGCCACCGCGGTGCACGTGTGGCGCACATCGCCGGACCCGCGCGAGCTGCCCATGAGCGAGCCGCCGGTGCCGGGCGACTCGACATCCACCGGACCGCAGTACCCGGCGGTGAACGGATCGAGCGGCGCAGGGAACGTGCGCGGCAACGTGGTCTACGTGAACTACGGGCTGGTGGAGGACTACGCGCGGCTGGACTCGCTGGGCGTGTCGGTGAAGAACCGCATCGCCATCGCGCGGTACGGACGGTCGTTCCGCGGCATCAAGGCGCGCGAGGCGGAGAAGCACGGCGCGCTGGGGCTCATCATCTACAGCGACCCCAAGGACGACGGGTCGGGCGCCGGACCGGTGTACCCGCAGGGGCGCTTCCGGCCCGAAGGCGGGATCCAGCGCGGCAGCGTGATGAACGGCGCGGGCGACCCCAGCACGCCCGGCTATCCCAGCGTAGCGGGCGCGCGCCGCATCCCCCAGGCGGACATGCAGGTGCCGCACATTCCCGTGGTGCCCATGAGCTACGGCAACGCGGCGGAGCTGCTGCGGGGGATGACGGGGCCGGAGGCGCCGGAGCGCTGGCAGGGCGGCCTGCCCTTCCGCTACCACCTGGGCCCCGGCCCGGTGGAGGCGCGCGTGTCGGTGGAGACGGACTCGGCGGCGCATGCGTACAAGACGATCTGGGACACGTTCGGCGTGGTGCGCGGGAGCGACCTGCCCAACGAGCTGGTGATCATCGGCGGGCACCGCGACGCGTGGGGGCCGGGCGCGTTCGACAACGTGAGCGGCACTGCGAGCGTGCTGGAGGCGGCGCGAGCGGTGGCGGAGCAGGTGAAGGCGGGCAACCGGCCGCGCCGCACCATCCTGTTCGCCACGTGGGACGCGGAGGAGTGGGGCCTGGTGGGCAGCACGGAGTTCGTGGAGCAGGACTCGCTCCGCCTGGCGCGCGGGGCGGTGGCGTACTTCAATCAGGACGTGTCCGCTTCCGGCCCCAACTTCGGCGGGGCGGCCAGCCCGTCGCTGCGGGCGCTGGTGCGCGACGTAGCGCGCGAGGTCCCCTCGCCGGACTCGGCGGGGCTGAGCGTGTACGGGGCGTGGCGGCGCAGCGCGAAGACGGCCGACGGGCACGAGCCGGAGATGGAGAGCCCCGGCGGCGGCTCGGACTTCGCGGGCTTCTACAACCACCTGGGCATCCCGATGGCGGACTGGGGCTTCGGCGGGCCGGGCGGCGTGTACCACTCGCAGTACGACTCGTTCGAGTGGATGCGGCGCTTCGGCGACCCCGGCTTCCGGCGCCACGCGGCCAGCGCGCAGGTGGGCGCGGCCGCGGTGCTGCGCATGGCCAACGCCGAGGTGCTGCCGTACGACTACGAGGAGTTCGCGCACACGCTCCGCGGCTACCTGCCGGCGCTGGACTCGTCGTTCGTGGCGAAGGGCTGGCCGGCGGCGTCGGGCCCGCTGGCGGGGGCGCTGGACTACATGGGCCGCGCGGCGGCGGGCTTCGCACGGGCGCGCGACGCCGCGCTGGCGGGCGGCGCGCTCCCGGCCGCTCGGCGCGACCGCGCCAACCGCGCACTGATGGCGGTGGAGCGCGCCCTCACCCGGCGCGAAGGGCTGAAGACGCGTCCCTGGTACCGCGGGCTGGTGTACGTGGCGGACGAGGACAACGGCTACTCCACGATGGTCTTTCCCTCCGTCGGCGAGGCGGTGCGGGCCGGCGACCGGCAGCTCGCCGAGCGGGAGGTCGCGGACCTCGCCTCGCGCATCATGGCCGCGTCCCAGGCGCTCCTCTCCGCCACCGAAGCCGTGGGCGAGCCCTGA